One window of Ralstonia pickettii DTP0602 genomic DNA carries:
- a CDS encoding diguanylate cyclase: MFQSHIVVLIAGLFALQMAVVCVVLRRSAGMDRSGLTSWALGNVAAAMASVLSAVQELRPLWLVPEATDLALLAALSVMAVGVRHFAGRPGRTAPMLALNLAAGAGVAWLDLAPQYMVAPPALPAVQPLLTACHILLLLDLARSIVPSVPSTRGTGRLAALSLVLIVTAAAGINAWTLALPLATVVQGGAWPRPIPWDGELAMLNVFALVGASVSFALMAHDRLRRMLERRARHDDLTDVLLRGAFWEELEAACLQAERQRQPLTVAFVDLDHFKAINDVYGHLAGDSVLRHFAGLLRKACGARDVAGRLGGEEFAIVMPDTALENGRLTCMRLATSVRATPCPSEPDPIAYTVSIGLAVRQAGEGADALMRRADRALYDAKLKGRNCVSMHPAASAAGSEAAVADGRYGTRGRPRVAS, encoded by the coding sequence ATGTTTCAGTCGCACATAGTTGTGCTCATCGCGGGCTTGTTTGCCCTGCAGATGGCGGTGGTTTGCGTCGTATTGCGCCGGTCCGCCGGCATGGACCGCAGCGGCCTGACGTCGTGGGCGCTGGGGAATGTGGCGGCGGCGATGGCTTCGGTGCTGTCCGCCGTTCAGGAGCTGCGGCCGTTGTGGCTGGTGCCGGAGGCGACCGATCTGGCGCTGCTGGCGGCGCTGTCGGTGATGGCGGTAGGCGTGCGGCACTTTGCGGGGCGGCCCGGCCGCACCGCGCCAATGCTGGCGCTGAACCTGGCGGCGGGCGCCGGCGTGGCGTGGCTGGACCTGGCGCCGCAATACATGGTTGCGCCACCGGCGCTGCCGGCAGTGCAGCCGCTGCTGACGGCATGCCATATCCTGCTGCTGCTCGACCTGGCGCGTAGCATTGTGCCATCGGTGCCATCCACGCGCGGCACGGGCCGGCTGGCGGCGCTGTCGCTGGTGCTGATCGTCACCGCCGCGGCGGGCATCAATGCGTGGACACTGGCGCTGCCGCTGGCCACAGTGGTGCAGGGCGGGGCCTGGCCGCGGCCGATACCGTGGGATGGCGAGCTGGCCATGCTCAATGTCTTTGCGCTGGTGGGCGCCTCGGTCAGCTTTGCGCTGATGGCGCACGACCGTCTGCGCCGCATGCTGGAGCGGCGCGCCCGGCATGACGACCTGACCGACGTGCTGCTGCGGGGCGCGTTCTGGGAAGAACTCGAAGCGGCGTGCCTGCAGGCCGAGCGGCAACGCCAGCCGCTGACGGTGGCGTTCGTCGACCTGGACCATTTCAAGGCGATCAACGATGTCTACGGACACCTGGCCGGTGACAGCGTGCTGCGGCACTTTGCCGGGCTGCTGCGCAAGGCCTGCGGTGCGCGCGACGTGGCGGGGCGCCTGGGCGGGGAGGAGTTCGCCATCGTGATGCCCGATACCGCGCTGGAGAATGGCAGGTTGACCTGCATGCGGCTGGCCACATCGGTGCGCGCCACGCCGTGCCCGTCGGAGCCAGATCCGATCGCCTACACGGTCAGCATCGGCCTGGCTGTGCGCCAGGCCGGCGAGGGTGCCGACGCGCTGATGCGCCGTGCCGACCGCGCCCTCTACGATGCCAAGCTGAAGGGGCGCAACTGCGTGTCGATGCACCCCGCGGCAAGCGCTGCGGGCAGCGAGGCCGCCGTAGCCGATGGCCGCTACGGCACGCGCGGCCGACCGCGCGTCGCTTCCTGA
- a CDS encoding exonuclease (K02342: DPO3E, dnaQ; DNA polymerase III subunit epsilon [EC:2.7.7.7]), with product MRVAIVSTETTGLTPADEPVSIGLLLVEVAPRAGSLVREITDYYGSQEPTVAISEAATCVHGLTTEMLRGQRFDVEAIRAIVDDADVLVAHGAEFNARMLEKVLPDIQRKRWRCSVRQVRWSQYFHAPNHKLDTLCEHLRIFRPRPQIALDDCLALSKLLFQHMGAVSQSTPMGFLLAQPDFVSRAAKHASAAGAEQPPPPPAPAQAGVPPPWVPKGEARNDGPMRGLVLVAIVLILTAAALIWPELLPRW from the coding sequence ATGCGGGTGGCAATCGTCAGTACGGAAACCACGGGGCTCACGCCAGCGGACGAGCCCGTCAGCATCGGCCTGCTACTTGTCGAAGTAGCGCCGCGTGCGGGCAGCCTCGTGCGGGAGATTACCGACTACTACGGTTCGCAGGAGCCCACCGTGGCGATCAGCGAGGCCGCCACCTGCGTGCACGGCCTGACTACCGAGATGCTGCGCGGCCAGCGTTTCGACGTCGAAGCCATCCGCGCCATCGTCGACGACGCTGATGTGCTGGTGGCGCATGGGGCCGAATTCAACGCCCGCATGCTCGAAAAAGTGCTGCCCGACATACAGCGCAAGCGCTGGCGCTGCTCGGTCCGGCAGGTGCGCTGGTCCCAGTACTTCCATGCCCCCAACCACAAGCTCGATACACTGTGCGAGCACCTGCGCATCTTCAGGCCCCGCCCGCAAATCGCGCTGGACGATTGCCTGGCGCTGTCCAAATTGCTGTTCCAGCATATGGGTGCTGTCAGCCAGTCGACCCCGATGGGTTTCCTGCTGGCCCAGCCGGATTTCGTGTCGCGTGCCGCGAAGCACGCGTCGGCCGCCGGCGCTGAGCAGCCACCCCCACCTCCGGCGCCCGCGCAGGCAGGTGTCCCACCGCCGTGGGTGCCCAAAGGCGAAGCCCGCAACGATGGTCCGATGCGGGGACTCGTGCTGGTCGCGATAGTGCTGATACTGACTGCGGCGGCGCTGATCTGGCCCGAGTTGTTGCCGCGGTGGTGA
- a CDS encoding membrane protein, with amino-acid sequence MELHLESHRYVRCKPDWRAAVMAGLIAGAAYMVLELLTARFLLYQGAWGTVKMVAAIILGREALSADAFNWTIVLSAGTVHFALSIILAAALALILSSFRLDSSMALASVVGIVFGVVVYLINFYVFGRYFNWFDEARGWESLFAHALFGLVAADVYCNLERRRNDMPDRQPA; translated from the coding sequence ATGGAACTCCATCTGGAATCGCACCGCTATGTCCGCTGCAAGCCGGACTGGCGGGCCGCCGTGATGGCGGGCCTGATCGCCGGCGCGGCATACATGGTGCTTGAGCTGCTGACTGCGCGCTTCCTGCTGTATCAGGGCGCCTGGGGGACGGTGAAGATGGTGGCAGCCATCATCCTCGGGCGAGAAGCTCTGTCGGCCGATGCCTTCAACTGGACCATCGTGCTGTCCGCGGGTACCGTTCACTTCGCACTGTCGATTATCCTGGCCGCGGCGCTGGCCTTGATCCTTTCGTCGTTCCGACTGGATTCAAGCATGGCCCTGGCCTCGGTGGTCGGCATAGTGTTCGGCGTAGTGGTGTACCTGATCAACTTCTATGTGTTCGGGCGCTATTTCAACTGGTTCGACGAGGCCCGTGGCTGGGAGAGCCTGTTCGCCCATGCGCTGTTCGGGCTGGTGGCGGCGGATGTGTATTGCAACCTCGAGCGACGGCGCAACGACATGCCGGACCGGCAGCCGGCCTGA
- a CDS encoding translation initiation factor IF-1 (stimulates the activities of the other two initiation factors, IF-2 and IF-3~K02518: infA; translation initiation factor IF-1) codes for MAKEELIEFGGVVSEALPDNRYRVTLENGVEIWAYASGKMQKHRIRILAGDRVTLEMSPYDLTKGRINFRHKS; via the coding sequence TTGGCTAAGGAAGAACTCATTGAATTTGGCGGCGTGGTGTCGGAAGCCCTGCCTGACAACCGCTATCGGGTCACGCTGGAAAACGGCGTGGAAATCTGGGCATACGCTTCGGGCAAGATGCAGAAGCACCGCATTCGCATCCTGGCCGGCGACCGTGTCACCCTTGAAATGTCGCCCTACGACCTGACCAAGGGACGCATCAACTTCCGCCACAAGTCCTGA
- a CDS encoding phosphohistidine phosphatase (K08296: sixA; phosphohistidine phosphatase [EC:3.1.3.-]) — protein MNLILWRHAEAEALPDALSLSRHADLQRPLTRRGRRQAEASAKWLRAHLPADTRVLCSPAVRARETAAALTGEPEIVEALSPGADVSAVLAAVEWPERPEHVVVVGHQPWIGRVASLLLAGTEMEWSVRKSGVWWLTGRTRESEAQTVLRAVVNPEFL, from the coding sequence ATGAACCTGATCCTGTGGCGCCACGCCGAAGCCGAAGCCCTCCCCGACGCGCTCAGCCTGAGCCGCCATGCCGACCTGCAGCGTCCGCTCACCCGCCGCGGCCGCAGGCAGGCAGAAGCCTCGGCCAAATGGCTGCGCGCGCATCTGCCCGCCGATACCCGCGTGCTGTGCAGCCCCGCGGTGCGCGCGCGTGAGACGGCGGCCGCGCTGACCGGCGAGCCGGAGATCGTCGAGGCGCTCTCGCCCGGCGCCGATGTCAGCGCGGTACTGGCCGCCGTGGAATGGCCCGAGCGGCCCGAGCATGTGGTGGTGGTCGGGCACCAGCCCTGGATCGGCCGCGTGGCCAGCCTGCTGCTGGCCGGCACCGAAATGGAGTGGAGCGTGCGCAAGAGCGGCGTGTGGTGGCTCACCGGCCGCACCCGCGAAAGCGAAGCGCAGACCGTGCTGCGCGCGGTGGTGAATCCCGAATTTCTCTGA
- a CDS encoding hemolysin: MNRPPHRQPRHEALTALADPSHEDPQSPAAARTVTEASSAGHGTVTGPDYIASQQFRHQKDILMRDLPTPTQPLFDSLPNGLGGQTARRRLPRQSDTANESPALSVAWARHQDEVVEAQRLRYKVFAEEMGARLTSSVPELDIDMFDAYCDHLIVRDLATLRVVGTYRVLPPHQAKRMGCLYAESEFDLVRLAHLRPKMLELGRSCVHRDYRSGSVIMALWGGLGEYLQRWGIESMLGCASVPMSDGGHYAASLHRLFTERSLAPIEYHAFPRLPLPVEDLNQQLEVEPPALIKGYLRLGAKICGQPAWDPDFNVADFLTLLRVNDMNPRYARHFLGLNNAA; this comes from the coding sequence ATGAACCGCCCGCCCCACCGCCAGCCCCGCCACGAGGCCCTCACCGCGCTGGCGGACCCATCACACGAAGATCCCCAGTCTCCCGCCGCGGCGCGCACCGTCACGGAAGCGTCATCGGCGGGTCACGGCACTGTCACCGGGCCTGACTACATTGCATCGCAACAGTTTCGTCACCAAAAGGACATACTGATGCGAGACCTCCCGACGCCTACCCAGCCGCTCTTCGACTCTCTGCCCAATGGCCTCGGCGGCCAGACGGCGCGGAGGCGTCTTCCTCGTCAATCGGATACGGCAAATGAGTCGCCTGCTCTCAGCGTGGCGTGGGCGCGCCACCAGGACGAAGTAGTCGAGGCGCAGCGCCTGCGCTACAAGGTGTTTGCCGAGGAGATGGGCGCGCGCCTGACATCCTCGGTGCCCGAACTGGACATCGACATGTTCGATGCCTACTGCGACCACCTGATCGTGCGCGACCTGGCCACGCTGCGCGTGGTCGGCACCTACCGCGTGCTGCCGCCGCACCAGGCCAAGCGGATGGGCTGCCTGTACGCGGAATCGGAATTCGACCTGGTGCGCCTGGCGCACCTGCGCCCCAAGATGCTGGAACTGGGCCGCTCGTGCGTGCACCGCGACTACCGTTCGGGCAGCGTGATCATGGCCCTGTGGGGCGGCCTGGGCGAGTACCTGCAGCGCTGGGGCATCGAGTCGATGCTGGGCTGCGCCAGCGTGCCCATGAGCGACGGCGGCCACTACGCGGCCAGCCTGCACCGCCTGTTCACCGAGCGCTCGCTGGCGCCAATCGAGTACCACGCTTTCCCGCGCCTGCCGCTGCCGGTCGAGGACCTGAACCAGCAGCTGGAGGTGGAGCCGCCCGCACTGATCAAGGGCTACCTGCGCCTGGGCGCCAAGATCTGCGGCCAGCCGGCCTGGGACCCGGACTTCAACGTGGCGGACTTCCTGACGCTGCTGCGCGTGAACGACATGAACCCGCGCTACGCCCGCCACTTCCTGGGCCTGAACAACGCCGCCTGA
- a CDS encoding exopolyphosphatase (K01524: ppx-gppA; exopolyphosphatase / guanosine-5'-triphosphate,3'-diphosphate pyrophosphatase [EC:3.6.1.11 3.6.1.40]), whose protein sequence is MNNSPRLLAAVDMGSNSFRLMIGRVDETPTASGPASQIFQVDALREPVRLAAGLTPDKYLDQPARRRGIDALRRFGDRLRDFAPNQVRAVATNTLRVAKNASEFLIEAESALGFPIEVIAGREEARLIYLGASHDAPACQGNRLVVDIGGGSTEFIIGSGYQSKLMESLYIGCVSHSRQFFPSGNVDDYAMKQAELAARREIQVLVRQYRAAGWEQAVGSSGTARALAELIELNGMNDNPSEHGITREGLERLKRALIKAENTNRVKLTGLKPDRIPVLPGGLSIMLGVFAELDIDRMDVTDGALRLGVLYDLLGRSHHEDMRTVTVDQFMRRYGVDRAQSARVRGTAQALLAQFPEPANERREDNLLLLGWAASLHEIGMSISHSGYHKHSAYIATHADMPGFSKTDQARLATLLLGHAGKLGKLSGSGKFVDWRMLFSLRLAFVLCRRRSDVALPDIRVSQLAEALDEGFTVKLPKTWIEANPLIEYSLAQEADEWQRIGKRYKVVYD, encoded by the coding sequence ATGAACAATTCCCCACGCCTGCTGGCCGCCGTCGACATGGGCTCGAACAGCTTCCGCCTGATGATCGGGCGGGTGGACGAAACCCCTACCGCCAGCGGCCCGGCCAGCCAGATCTTCCAGGTCGACGCGCTGCGCGAGCCGGTGCGCCTGGCCGCCGGCCTGACGCCCGACAAATACCTGGACCAGCCCGCGCGCCGCCGCGGCATCGACGCGCTGCGACGCTTCGGCGACCGGCTGCGCGACTTCGCGCCCAACCAGGTGCGCGCCGTGGCCACCAACACCCTGCGCGTGGCCAAGAATGCGTCGGAATTCCTGATCGAGGCCGAAAGCGCCCTCGGCTTCCCGATCGAAGTTATCGCAGGGCGCGAAGAGGCGCGGCTGATCTACCTCGGCGCCTCGCATGATGCGCCGGCGTGCCAGGGCAACCGGTTGGTGGTCGATATCGGCGGCGGCTCGACCGAGTTCATCATCGGCAGTGGCTATCAGTCCAAGCTGATGGAGAGCCTGTATATCGGCTGTGTCTCGCACAGCCGCCAGTTCTTCCCCAGCGGCAATGTCGATGACTACGCGATGAAGCAGGCCGAACTGGCCGCGCGCCGCGAGATCCAGGTGCTGGTGCGCCAGTACCGCGCCGCCGGCTGGGAGCAGGCGGTGGGCTCGTCAGGCACCGCGCGCGCGCTGGCCGAGTTGATCGAGCTCAACGGCATGAATGACAACCCGTCTGAGCACGGCATCACGCGCGAGGGGCTGGAGCGGCTCAAGCGCGCGCTGATCAAGGCTGAAAACACTAACCGCGTCAAGCTGACCGGTCTCAAGCCGGACCGCATCCCGGTGCTGCCCGGCGGCCTGTCGATCATGCTCGGCGTGTTTGCCGAACTCGATATCGACCGCATGGACGTCACCGACGGCGCGCTGCGCCTTGGCGTGCTGTACGACCTGCTCGGGCGCAGCCACCACGAGGACATGCGCACGGTCACGGTCGACCAGTTCATGCGGCGCTATGGCGTGGACCGGGCCCAGTCCGCACGGGTGCGCGGCACCGCGCAGGCGCTGCTGGCACAGTTCCCGGAACCTGCCAACGAACGGCGCGAGGACAACCTGCTGCTGCTGGGCTGGGCCGCCAGCCTGCATGAGATCGGCATGTCGATCTCGCACAGCGGCTACCACAAGCATTCGGCTTATATCGCCACGCACGCGGACATGCCGGGGTTTTCCAAGACCGACCAGGCGCGGCTGGCGACGCTGCTGCTGGGCCATGCGGGCAAGCTCGGCAAGCTCTCGGGCAGCGGCAAGTTCGTCGACTGGCGCATGCTGTTCAGCCTGCGGCTGGCCTTCGTGCTGTGCCGCCGCCGCTCGGACGTGGCCTTGCCCGATATCCGCGTCAGCCAGCTGGCCGAAGCACTGGACGAGGGCTTCACGGTGAAGCTGCCGAAGACGTGGATCGAGGCCAATCCGCTGATCGAATACAGCCTCGCGCAGGAGGCCGACGAATGGCAGCGGATCGGCAAGCGCTACAAGGTTGTCTACGACTGA
- a CDS encoding polyphosphate kinase (K00937: ppk; polyphosphate kinase [EC:2.7.4.1]), with translation MLMSTTPPSTLLNRELGILEFNARVLAQAADPKIPLLERLKFICIVSSNLDEFFEIRMAGLKEQMRDNASGLTPDGLSFQQTYRLVTERTQRLVASQYDMLQNTIFPLLEKEGVFFHLTTTWTDAQREWAREFFTRELAPVLTPIALDPAHPFPRVLNKSLNFVVELSGKDAFGREADLAIVQAPRALPRVVKMPEKLSGYPFGFVMLSSFMQGFVHELFPAIEVHGCFQFRVTRNSDLFVSEDEITDLREALQGELPTRHFGDTVRLEISSDTPNPLARRLLLESGLAEQDLYRVSGPVNLVRLMQIPDMVDRPALKYSPYVPAPVKAFATGASMFDVMRQQDVLLHHPYESFNSVLDLLQLAAADPNVVAIKQTVYRTGNESLVMEALMTAARNGKEVTVVVELLARFDEETNINWAERLESAGAHVIYGVVGHKCHAKMLLIVRREPTGPKAKQVKLRRYAHLGTGNYHPRTARLYTDFGLLTANEAICEDVHHVFQLLTGTAGTIRLNHLWQSPFTMQSNLVDHIRAEARNARAGKPARIIAKMNALLEPSIIDELYKASRAGVKIDLIVRGVCALMPGVPGMSENISVRSIVGRFLEHHRVYYFRAGGEDVLYLSSADWMDRNLFRRVEVAFPVLDRALKARVIKESLQVHLRDNASAWIMQPDGNYMRRQTRSKHPHVSQNDMLEMFGGTP, from the coding sequence ATGCTCATGTCGACGACTCCGCCCAGTACGCTGCTCAATCGCGAACTGGGCATCCTGGAATTCAACGCTCGCGTCCTGGCGCAAGCGGCGGACCCGAAGATCCCACTGCTGGAGCGGCTGAAATTCATCTGCATCGTGTCCAGCAATCTGGACGAATTTTTTGAAATCCGCATGGCAGGCCTGAAAGAACAGATGCGCGACAACGCGTCGGGCCTGACGCCGGACGGCCTTTCTTTCCAGCAGACCTACCGGCTTGTCACCGAGCGCACGCAACGGCTTGTTGCTTCGCAGTATGACATGCTGCAGAACACCATCTTTCCACTTCTTGAAAAAGAAGGGGTCTTTTTCCACCTGACCACCACCTGGACCGACGCCCAGCGCGAATGGGCGCGCGAGTTCTTCACGCGCGAGCTGGCGCCGGTGCTGACCCCGATCGCACTGGACCCGGCCCACCCTTTTCCGCGCGTGCTCAACAAGAGCCTGAACTTCGTGGTGGAACTGTCCGGCAAGGACGCCTTCGGGCGCGAGGCCGACCTCGCCATCGTGCAGGCGCCGCGCGCGCTGCCGCGCGTGGTCAAGATGCCGGAGAAGCTGTCGGGCTACCCGTTCGGCTTCGTGATGCTGTCCTCCTTCATGCAGGGCTTCGTGCACGAGCTGTTTCCGGCAATCGAGGTGCACGGCTGCTTCCAGTTCCGCGTCACGCGCAATTCCGACCTGTTTGTGTCGGAAGACGAAATCACCGACCTGCGCGAGGCATTGCAGGGCGAACTGCCCACGCGCCATTTCGGCGACACCGTGCGACTGGAAATCTCGTCCGACACCCCCAACCCGCTGGCGCGCCGCCTGCTGCTGGAATCAGGGCTGGCCGAGCAGGACCTGTACCGGGTGTCCGGCCCGGTGAACCTGGTGCGCCTGATGCAGATCCCCGACATGGTGGACCGGCCCGCGCTCAAGTACTCGCCGTACGTGCCCGCGCCGGTCAAGGCCTTTGCCACCGGCGCGTCGATGTTCGATGTGATGCGCCAGCAGGACGTGCTGCTGCACCACCCGTACGAGAGCTTCAACTCCGTGCTCGACCTGCTGCAGCTGGCCGCGGCCGACCCCAACGTGGTCGCGATCAAGCAGACGGTCTACCGCACCGGCAACGAGTCGCTGGTGATGGAAGCGCTGATGACCGCCGCGCGCAACGGCAAGGAAGTGACGGTGGTGGTGGAGCTGCTGGCGCGCTTTGACGAGGAAACCAATATCAACTGGGCCGAGCGGCTGGAATCCGCCGGCGCGCACGTAATCTACGGCGTGGTCGGCCACAAGTGCCACGCCAAGATGCTGCTGATCGTGCGGCGCGAGCCCACCGGCCCCAAGGCCAAGCAGGTCAAGCTGCGCCGCTACGCGCACCTGGGCACCGGCAATTACCATCCGCGCACCGCCCGACTCTACACCGACTTCGGCCTGCTGACCGCCAACGAGGCGATCTGCGAAGACGTGCACCACGTGTTCCAGCTGCTGACCGGCACCGCCGGCACCATCCGGCTGAACCACCTGTGGCAGTCGCCCTTCACCATGCAGAGCAACCTGGTCGACCATATCCGCGCCGAGGCCCGCAACGCGCGCGCGGGCAAGCCGGCGCGGATCATCGCCAAGATGAATGCGCTGCTGGAACCGTCGATCATCGACGAGCTCTACAAGGCCTCGCGCGCGGGCGTGAAGATCGACCTGATCGTGCGCGGCGTGTGCGCGCTGATGCCGGGCGTGCCGGGCATGTCGGAAAACATCTCGGTGCGCTCAATTGTCGGGCGCTTCCTGGAGCACCATCGGGTCTACTATTTCCGCGCCGGCGGTGAGGACGTGCTGTACCTGTCCAGCGCCGACTGGATGGATCGCAACCTGTTTCGCCGCGTGGAGGTCGCCTTCCCGGTCTTGGACAGGGCACTGAAGGCGCGCGTCATCAAGGAAAGCCTGCAGGTGCACCTGCGCGATAATGCGTCGGCGTGGATCATGCAGCCGGACGGCAACTACATGCGCAGGCAGACCCGCTCCAAGCATCCGCATGTCAGCCAGAACGACATGCTGGAAATGTTCGGCGGCACGCCGTGA
- a CDS encoding sensor histidine kinase (K07636: phoR; two-component system, OmpR family, phosphate regulon sensor histidine kinase PhoR [EC:2.7.13.3]), whose product MNVIWARSAAILIGLLVLSAGIYLAFGPVPALALACAALFSLLCYYLYQINRLWKVLDAPVYGEIPSALGLWGEVYYRLHRLVKRWRTQVLQVEQQHTRFIQAIQASPNGVLMLDDADQIEWCNDVAEQHFGLNARRDVRQRITHLIRRPEFVHYLTRQRFDEPLVMRDMGEHKHSVIAVQILPYGDNRKLVITQDITKLENTEAMRRDFVANVSHELKTPLTVLTGFLETVRDLPVSEEDRRRYIDLMLVQSVRMQSIVEDLLALARLESDEQAPGNDIVPVQAMVAHLRHDAEALSQGRHQVSAEIDTTVGLRGAETELLSALGNLVSNAVRYTPDGGRITMRLGWEDGHAVFSVADTGLGIAPEHIPRLTERFYRVDRSRSRDTGGTGLGLAIVKHVLSRHHADLRVTSEVGRGSVFRVIFPLERSVRSAGGDGTIAAVPPTGVSTSPQAPDSSRRAA is encoded by the coding sequence ATGAATGTCATCTGGGCCCGTTCCGCGGCCATCCTGATCGGTCTGCTGGTGCTGTCCGCCGGTATCTACCTGGCCTTCGGCCCGGTGCCGGCGCTGGCGCTTGCCTGCGCCGCGCTGTTCTCGCTGCTTTGCTATTACCTGTACCAGATCAACCGCTTGTGGAAGGTGCTGGACGCGCCGGTCTACGGCGAAATCCCGAGCGCGCTCGGCCTGTGGGGCGAGGTCTATTACCGGCTGCACCGGCTGGTCAAGCGCTGGCGCACCCAGGTGCTGCAGGTCGAGCAGCAGCACACGCGCTTTATCCAGGCGATCCAGGCCTCGCCCAACGGCGTGCTGATGCTGGACGACGCCGACCAGATCGAATGGTGCAACGACGTGGCCGAGCAGCACTTCGGCCTGAATGCGCGGCGCGATGTGCGCCAGCGCATCACTCACCTGATCCGCCGGCCCGAGTTCGTCCACTACCTGACGCGGCAGCGCTTTGACGAGCCGCTGGTGATGCGCGACATGGGCGAACACAAGCACAGCGTGATCGCGGTGCAGATCCTGCCGTATGGCGACAACCGCAAGCTGGTCATCACGCAGGACATCACCAAGCTCGAGAACACCGAGGCCATGCGCCGCGATTTCGTCGCCAACGTCTCGCACGAGCTGAAGACGCCGCTGACGGTGCTGACCGGCTTTCTGGAAACCGTGCGCGACCTGCCGGTATCGGAGGAGGATCGCCGGCGCTATATCGACCTGATGCTGGTGCAGTCGGTGCGCATGCAGAGCATCGTCGAGGACCTGCTGGCGCTGGCCAGGCTGGAAAGCGATGAGCAGGCGCCGGGCAACGACATCGTGCCGGTGCAGGCGATGGTGGCGCATCTCAGGCACGACGCCGAGGCGCTGTCGCAAGGGCGGCACCAGGTATCGGCCGAGATCGACACCACCGTGGGCTTGCGCGGCGCGGAAACCGAATTGCTGTCCGCGCTAGGCAACCTGGTGTCCAATGCGGTGCGCTACACGCCGGACGGCGGGCGCATCACGATGCGGCTTGGCTGGGAGGACGGCCATGCAGTGTTCTCGGTGGCCGATACCGGACTGGGTATCGCGCCAGAACATATTCCGCGGCTGACCGAGCGCTTCTACCGTGTCGACCGCAGCCGCTCGCGCGATACCGGCGGCACCGGCCTGGGACTTGCCATCGTCAAGCACGTGCTGTCGCGCCACCATGCCGATTTGCGCGTGACCAGCGAGGTTGGCCGCGGCAGTGTGTTCCGGGTGATCTTCCCGCTCGAGCGCAGCGTGCGGTCGGCGGGCGGCGACGGGACGATAGCCGCGGTACCTCCCACGGGCGTCTCGACATCGCCGCAGGCGCCGGATTCCTCGCGGCGCGCAGCCTGA
- a CDS encoding chemotaxis protein CheY (K07657: phoB; two-component system, OmpR family, phosphate regulon response regulator PhoB), which yields MPSSILVVEDEPAIAELIAVNLQHAGHYPIRAYNAEQALSLMSDVLPDLVLLDWMLPGKSGANFAKELRANDRTRQIPIIMLTARGEEQDKVMGLEAGADDYVTKPFSPKELLARIKAVLRRRAPQLTDDVVAINGLRLDPATHRVTGQDDSGPIKLDLGPTEFRLLHFLMTHPERVHSRSQLLDQVWGDHVFVEERTVDVHIKRLRAALTPGGYSNMIETVRGSGYRLARTPGA from the coding sequence ATGCCAAGCAGTATTCTCGTTGTCGAAGACGAACCGGCGATCGCTGAACTGATCGCCGTCAACCTGCAGCACGCGGGGCACTATCCGATCCGGGCCTACAACGCCGAGCAGGCGCTGTCGCTGATGAGCGACGTGCTGCCTGACCTGGTGCTGCTGGACTGGATGCTCCCCGGCAAGTCGGGTGCTAACTTCGCCAAGGAGTTGCGAGCCAACGACCGCACCCGCCAGATCCCCATCATCATGCTGACCGCGCGCGGCGAGGAGCAGGACAAGGTGATGGGGCTGGAAGCCGGCGCGGACGACTACGTTACCAAGCCGTTCTCGCCCAAGGAACTGCTGGCGCGGATCAAGGCCGTGCTGCGCCGCCGCGCGCCGCAGCTCACCGACGACGTGGTCGCGATCAACGGCCTGCGGCTGGACCCGGCCACGCACCGCGTCACCGGGCAGGACGACAGCGGTCCGATCAAGCTGGACCTGGGCCCCACCGAGTTCCGTCTGCTGCACTTCCTGATGACGCATCCGGAGCGTGTGCACAGCCGGTCGCAATTGCTCGACCAGGTCTGGGGCGACCACGTCTTTGTCGAGGAACGCACCGTCGACGTCCATATCAAGCGCCTGCGGGCGGCGCTTACGCCGGGCGGCTACAGCAATATGATCGAAACCGTGCGCGGCAGCGGCTACCGGCTGGCGCGCACCCCCGGCGCCTGA